Proteins from a genomic interval of Mycolicibacterium grossiae:
- a CDS encoding DUF3072 domain-containing protein yields the protein MSNDSSNDQESTTQAPNENAEKDPSDWVTGDEPMTGAQRSYLHTLAQEAQREVPDDLTKAQASEMIDELQSSTGRG from the coding sequence ATGAGCAACGACTCGAGCAATGACCAGGAATCGACCACCCAGGCACCGAATGAGAACGCCGAGAAGGATCCGTCCGACTGGGTCACCGGCGACGAGCCGATGACCGGCGCCCAGCGCAGCTACCTGCACACGCTGGCGCAAGAGGCGCAGCGCGAGGTCCCCGACGACCTAACCAAGGCGCAGGCGTCCGAGATGATCGACGAGCTGCAGTCCTCCACCGGACGCGGCTGA
- a CDS encoding SDR family NAD(P)-dependent oxidoreductase → MTSMTTTTHAGLLTDKVVFISGAGRGIGAAAAALFAREGARVMLAARSEDQLAAVAATVRDAGGAAEYVVCDLADGAAVRAAVDRTVEVYGRLDAAFNNGATIVPPGPLDQVAEDDFDRVYEVNLKGVYTAMAAEVAAIRATARSGAIVNTSSVGSLKANPELPSYGAMKRAVNSLTESAAVTYGPENIRVNAIAPGTTLTEMIREWESASPGVIDRLVAGTPLRRGAEPVEVAEAAAWLLSDRASFVTGAILRVDGGAWV, encoded by the coding sequence ATGACATCCATGACAACCACCACGCACGCCGGGCTGCTCACCGACAAGGTCGTCTTCATCAGCGGCGCCGGCCGGGGCATCGGTGCCGCCGCCGCAGCGCTCTTCGCCCGCGAGGGCGCCCGGGTCATGCTGGCCGCCCGGTCCGAGGACCAACTGGCCGCCGTCGCCGCGACGGTTCGCGATGCGGGGGGTGCCGCCGAGTACGTGGTGTGCGACCTCGCCGACGGCGCTGCGGTGCGGGCCGCCGTCGATCGCACGGTCGAGGTGTACGGACGCCTGGACGCGGCGTTCAACAACGGGGCGACCATCGTGCCGCCGGGCCCGCTCGACCAGGTCGCCGAGGACGACTTCGACCGCGTGTACGAGGTCAACCTGAAGGGTGTGTACACCGCCATGGCCGCGGAGGTCGCGGCCATCCGTGCGACCGCGCGGTCGGGGGCGATCGTCAACACCTCGAGCGTCGGCAGCCTCAAGGCGAATCCCGAGCTGCCCTCGTACGGCGCCATGAAGCGCGCCGTCAACAGTCTCACTGAGTCGGCGGCCGTCACCTATGGCCCGGAGAACATCCGGGTGAACGCCATCGCCCCGGGCACCACGCTCACCGAGATGATCCGCGAGTGGGAGTCGGCGAGTCCCGGGGTGATCGACCGGCTGGTGGCCGGCACGCCGCTGCGGCGCGGCGCCGAACCGGTCGAGGTGGCCGAGGCCGCGGCCTGGCTGCTCAGCGACCGCGCCTCCTTCGTCACCGGCGCCATCCTGCGCGTCGACGGCGGCGCCTGGGTGTGA
- a CDS encoding helix-turn-helix transcriptional regulator: MGRVNTRELGAFLRSRRERIAPADVGLPSGARRRTPGLRRDEVARLAYISTEYYTRLEQARAAHPSREVVTALARALRLNDAERAYLHHLAGVPPTLPPGPPREVRQSLLDLMRRLPRAAAIVVSATYEVIAWNDLACALMEDFSALSRRDRNLARRAFLGPRPPQGRLYGLTDVDDFARTCALHLRATVARYPDDSETTTLIDELRNSSAEFAALWDDHDVTARTALCKTFTHPAVGPVTVACDVLDIADADQRMVIYTAEPGSPSEDALRLLAVLGTQRLEVAG; this comes from the coding sequence ATGGGTCGGGTGAACACGCGCGAACTGGGCGCCTTCCTACGCAGCCGCCGAGAGCGGATCGCGCCCGCCGACGTCGGTCTGCCGTCGGGTGCCCGACGCCGGACCCCGGGGCTGCGCCGCGACGAGGTTGCGCGGCTCGCATACATCTCCACCGAGTACTACACCCGCCTGGAGCAGGCGCGGGCCGCGCATCCTTCGCGTGAGGTCGTCACCGCCCTCGCCCGGGCGTTGCGGCTCAACGACGCCGAGCGGGCATATCTGCACCACCTCGCGGGCGTGCCGCCGACCCTGCCGCCGGGACCGCCACGCGAGGTACGCCAGAGCCTGCTCGACCTGATGCGCCGTCTCCCCCGCGCCGCCGCCATCGTGGTGTCGGCAACCTACGAGGTGATCGCGTGGAACGACCTCGCCTGCGCGCTGATGGAGGACTTCTCCGCGCTGTCCCGCCGCGACCGCAACCTTGCCCGTCGGGCCTTCCTCGGCCCACGTCCACCCCAGGGGCGGCTCTACGGCCTCACGGACGTCGACGACTTCGCGCGCACCTGCGCCTTGCACCTGCGCGCCACGGTCGCGCGCTATCCCGATGATTCGGAGACGACGACGTTGATTGACGAACTCCGCAACAGTAGTGCCGAATTCGCCGCGCTCTGGGACGACCACGACGTCACCGCGCGCACGGCGCTGTGCAAGACCTTCACCCACCCTGCCGTCGGCCCGGTCACCGTCGCCTGCGACGTCCTCGACATCGCCGACGCCGATCAGCGCATGGTCATCTACACCGCCGAACCTGGGTCGCCGTCCGAGGACGCGCTACGCCTGCTCGCGGTGCTCGGTACGCAGCGCCTCGAGGTTGCGGGCTGA
- a CDS encoding GAF domain-containing protein, which translates to MAEFSSVDEQLDRALRSQAARAGVSVDVYVQRAVAERLLRDLQTSDDPESAELVDVLSRIDFGAEAGGLARTGLHPVLDDPARLKVLRDTGLLDSEPEPSYDRIVTMAVEALGVEAAAISLVDDHRQFFKAVLGLPEGVRETTLDRSVCRYAVSLGEPLVVEDARTDPVLHDHPAVTDGTLVSYAGVPLIDPTGHAVGTLCVWDTKPRQWSTGHVQILDDLAHVVSDRVFAAN; encoded by the coding sequence ATGGCGGAGTTCTCCAGCGTCGACGAGCAGCTCGACCGGGCGCTGCGCAGCCAGGCCGCCCGCGCGGGCGTCTCGGTGGACGTCTACGTACAGCGGGCCGTGGCCGAGCGGCTGCTGCGCGACCTCCAGACCTCCGACGACCCGGAATCGGCCGAGTTGGTGGACGTGCTGTCCCGCATCGACTTCGGCGCCGAGGCCGGCGGTCTCGCCCGCACCGGCCTACACCCCGTCCTCGACGATCCGGCACGGCTCAAGGTCCTGCGGGACACGGGCCTGCTCGACTCCGAGCCCGAGCCCTCCTACGACCGGATCGTCACGATGGCAGTGGAGGCGCTCGGCGTGGAAGCGGCCGCCATCTCGCTGGTCGACGATCATCGCCAGTTCTTCAAGGCCGTGCTCGGACTGCCCGAGGGTGTCCGGGAGACCACGCTGGACCGTTCGGTGTGCCGCTACGCCGTCTCGCTCGGCGAGCCGCTCGTCGTCGAGGACGCCCGCACCGATCCGGTGCTGCACGACCACCCCGCCGTCACGGACGGCACGCTCGTCTCGTATGCCGGTGTCCCGCTGATCGATCCCACCGGACATGCCGTCGGCACGCTGTGCGTGTGGGACACCAAGCCCCGCCAGTGGAGCACCGGCCACGTGCAGATCCTCGACGATCTCGCGCACGTCGTCAGTGATCGCGTCTTCGCTGCGAATTAG
- a CDS encoding sugar transferase, with the protein MAAPVISSQAGQRLSTSVPGTPTPSRSLADRLRRDPLHTVVTITLDAAAAALAVGVAMALAGDSPAWAAVGWQPWLFVPLVVLVMGSRALYRRHLRRNFLDEIGPLETSIALAALFLLTVILLAGSGGRPGEVVAGIWVCAAILLPATRLARAVVQRVLRQRFRSAAPTLVIGDGPISHQIITRMQQMPEYGLLPVGILRANSQTSGLNAMVPDFLDVPHLGSPTEFDTIAEATGAEELIVGFCNDVPFEDIVTAVRAAQRRGLRVWVVPRLHDAVGERARVEHLGGLPLLVLPHVNPLGWQFWMKGFLDRVLTTLGLIVISPVFLTLALLVRLSSPGPILFKQKRVGRDGKPFDCYKFRSMRPPRESDAQFELKAGSAPGGVEGVDRRTRIGKIMRQTSLDELPQLLNVIKGDMSLVGPRPERPEFVELFEAQIRRYGERHRVKAGVTGWAQVHGLRGQTSIADRAEWDNYYIENWSIWLDVKILFLTVRAVLKRAED; encoded by the coding sequence ATGGCAGCTCCGGTGATCTCATCCCAGGCAGGGCAACGACTTTCGACGTCGGTGCCCGGCACGCCGACGCCTTCTCGCTCGCTCGCCGACCGGCTGCGTCGCGACCCGCTGCACACCGTCGTGACCATCACCTTGGACGCTGCGGCTGCGGCGCTCGCTGTCGGCGTCGCCATGGCGCTCGCCGGCGACAGTCCGGCATGGGCCGCGGTGGGCTGGCAACCGTGGCTGTTCGTGCCACTGGTCGTGCTGGTCATGGGCTCGCGGGCGCTGTACCGCCGGCACCTGCGGCGTAACTTCCTCGACGAGATCGGCCCGCTGGAGACCTCGATCGCGCTGGCGGCGCTGTTCCTGCTGACGGTGATCCTGCTGGCCGGTTCCGGTGGTCGGCCCGGCGAGGTGGTGGCAGGGATCTGGGTGTGCGCGGCCATCCTGCTGCCGGCCACCCGCCTCGCCCGCGCGGTCGTGCAACGGGTCCTGCGGCAGCGCTTCCGGTCGGCCGCGCCGACCTTGGTGATCGGCGACGGCCCCATTTCGCACCAGATCATCACGCGAATGCAGCAAATGCCCGAGTACGGTTTGCTGCCAGTCGGCATTCTCCGCGCAAACTCCCAGACTTCGGGCCTGAACGCCATGGTTCCCGATTTCCTGGACGTGCCGCACCTGGGCTCGCCGACCGAGTTCGACACGATCGCAGAGGCCACCGGTGCCGAGGAGTTGATCGTCGGGTTCTGCAACGACGTGCCCTTCGAGGACATCGTCACCGCCGTCCGCGCCGCCCAGCGTCGCGGCCTGCGGGTGTGGGTGGTGCCCCGGCTCCACGACGCCGTCGGCGAGCGGGCGCGCGTCGAGCACCTCGGCGGGCTGCCCCTGCTGGTCCTCCCGCACGTCAACCCGCTCGGCTGGCAGTTCTGGATGAAGGGCTTCCTCGACCGCGTCCTGACCACGCTCGGGCTGATCGTCATCTCGCCGGTGTTCCTCACCCTCGCGCTGCTGGTGCGGTTGAGTTCGCCCGGCCCGATCCTGTTCAAGCAGAAGCGCGTCGGACGTGACGGGAAACCGTTCGACTGCTACAAGTTCCGCTCGATGCGGCCACCGCGGGAGTCCGACGCACAGTTCGAACTGAAGGCGGGCTCGGCCCCGGGCGGCGTCGAGGGCGTCGACCGGCGGACCCGCATCGGCAAGATCATGCGTCAGACGTCACTCGACGAACTGCCCCAGCTGCTCAACGTCATCAAGGGCGACATGAGCCTCGTCGGGCCGCGGCCCGAGCGGCCGGAGTTCGTCGAGCTGTTCGAGGCGCAGATCCGCCGCTACGGCGAGCGGCACCGGGTGAAGGCCGGCGTAACCGGGTGGGCGCAGGTGCACGGGCTGCGCGGGCAGACCTCGATCGCCGACCGCGCCGAGTGGGACAACTACTACATCGAGAACTGGTCGATCTGGCTCGACGTCAAGATCCTGTTCCTCACCGTGCGCGCGGTGTTGAAGCGCGCCGAGGACTGA
- a CDS encoding O-antigen ligase family protein, with translation MTTLALAGLGAIAAAAALALIVAVVVYVYRRPQRGVLLLAAFTPLHGLLPLLPLPGVATAWKEGLLLLTAICAYLRRSRAPHWRRQPPLHMPYWPAVAIWMVFGSVSAIVVYGMLGVLAIKVTFFFVSLLAILWFAPFDARDRDHFVSILMGMAALASFVGIGQLIVGPSFLVSIGYEYGREVRTSGGLLRTFSTFVQPFPFGLYVMLALLVGGAVALAEPRRRRNVVFLCLSPIMAVAMATSIVRAAILGLVLGMLWLAVLRYRSLFLPLAIGAATIAVVFPLVPSISRVFLSSSSLGERGAGWNDIISSILVHPVGLGLGSSGSAADRMSTAQGVTFSGVSTNYQPDNYYVKMALELGPVGLWLILALFGTALLWTTRLAWTLTGRDAALALGVSASLVAGMVASLVATYLEIFPIDVYFWLFLGVVGCAAAQHDSSTGHSPYDPVAAASRPTSAST, from the coding sequence ATGACCACGCTGGCCCTCGCCGGACTGGGCGCCATTGCGGCCGCGGCGGCCCTCGCCCTCATCGTCGCCGTTGTCGTCTACGTCTATCGCCGACCGCAACGCGGCGTGCTGCTGCTCGCGGCGTTCACGCCCCTGCACGGGCTACTCCCCCTGCTGCCCCTGCCCGGTGTGGCCACCGCCTGGAAGGAGGGGCTGCTGCTGCTCACCGCGATCTGCGCCTATCTGCGTCGCTCGCGGGCGCCGCACTGGCGCAGGCAGCCGCCGCTGCACATGCCGTACTGGCCGGCCGTCGCCATCTGGATGGTGTTCGGCAGCGTCTCGGCGATCGTGGTGTACGGCATGCTGGGCGTGCTGGCCATCAAGGTGACGTTCTTCTTCGTCTCACTGCTCGCCATCCTGTGGTTCGCCCCGTTCGATGCGCGCGACCGCGACCACTTCGTCAGCATCCTCATGGGAATGGCGGCCCTGGCGTCCTTCGTCGGCATCGGCCAGCTGATCGTGGGGCCGAGCTTCCTGGTGTCGATCGGCTACGAGTACGGCCGCGAGGTCCGCACGTCCGGAGGCCTGCTCCGCACGTTCAGCACCTTCGTCCAACCCTTCCCGTTCGGTCTCTACGTGATGCTGGCGCTGCTCGTCGGCGGTGCGGTGGCGCTGGCCGAACCCCGACGCCGCCGCAACGTCGTCTTCCTGTGCCTGTCGCCGATCATGGCCGTCGCCATGGCGACGTCGATCGTGCGCGCCGCCATCCTCGGGCTGGTGCTCGGCATGCTGTGGCTCGCCGTGCTGCGGTACCGGTCGCTGTTCCTGCCCCTGGCGATCGGTGCGGCCACCATCGCGGTGGTCTTCCCGTTGGTGCCGAGCATCTCCCGGGTGTTCCTGTCCTCCAGCAGCCTCGGCGAGCGGGGCGCCGGCTGGAACGACATCATCAGCAGCATCCTGGTGCACCCCGTCGGCCTCGGGCTCGGCTCGAGCGGCTCGGCGGCCGACCGCATGTCGACGGCGCAGGGCGTCACGTTCTCCGGCGTCTCGACCAACTACCAGCCGGACAACTACTACGTGAAGATGGCGCTGGAACTCGGTCCCGTCGGGCTGTGGTTGATTCTCGCGCTCTTCGGCACCGCACTGCTGTGGACCACGCGCCTGGCGTGGACCCTGACCGGCCGCGACGCAGCGCTCGCTCTCGGTGTCAGCGCCTCGCTGGTCGCCGGCATGGTGGCGAGCCTCGTCGCCACCTACCTCGAGATCTTCCCCATCGACGTCTATTTCTGGCTCTTCCTAGGAGTGGTTGGATGCGCCGCAGCACAACACGATTCGTCTACGGGGCACTCGCCCTACGACCCGGTGGCAGCGGCGTCCAGACCTACATCCGCGAGTACCTGA
- a CDS encoding glycosyltransferase family 4 protein, which produces MRRSTTRFVYGALALRPGGSGVQTYIREYLKALPALAPDGADLAALVQADAVGDLPAGVRPLTRPVSSGVVRAVLGALPTWSCDVFHALDVDLPVATSAVTVATVHDLSVFDMPTASSRFRAAGEQRLVGHALRKADLLLAVSEFTAERIRAISGRESTVVELAPASWARPPVADAVPRVRAKYGLPERFVLQVGTVEPRKDVALVADAARELDVPCVLAGAGSTGPDKPASAIGLGYVDVEDLPALYRTATITAYASRYEGFGLPPVEAMACGAAVVASAVGALPQVVGDGAVLVRSGRVDDWVAAMRPLLADPAARDDLRANALTASAAMTWENTVARSIDACRAAGVTT; this is translated from the coding sequence ATGCGCCGCAGCACAACACGATTCGTCTACGGGGCACTCGCCCTACGACCCGGTGGCAGCGGCGTCCAGACCTACATCCGCGAGTACCTGAAGGCTCTGCCCGCGCTCGCTCCCGACGGTGCCGACCTCGCCGCCCTGGTTCAGGCCGACGCCGTCGGCGACCTCCCCGCCGGGGTGCGGCCGCTGACGCGACCGGTGTCCTCGGGCGTGGTCCGCGCGGTGCTCGGCGCCCTGCCGACATGGTCGTGCGACGTGTTCCACGCGCTCGACGTCGACCTGCCGGTGGCCACGTCGGCCGTGACCGTGGCGACCGTGCACGATCTCTCGGTGTTCGACATGCCCACGGCCAGCAGCCGTTTCCGCGCGGCCGGTGAGCAGCGGCTCGTCGGCCACGCGCTGCGCAAGGCCGACCTCCTGCTGGCGGTGTCGGAATTCACGGCCGAGCGCATCCGCGCGATCAGTGGCCGCGAGTCGACGGTCGTCGAACTGGCCCCGGCTTCCTGGGCGCGACCGCCGGTCGCCGACGCCGTGCCCCGGGTGCGCGCCAAGTACGGGCTGCCCGAGCGCTTCGTGCTGCAGGTCGGCACCGTCGAGCCGCGCAAGGACGTCGCGCTGGTGGCCGACGCCGCACGGGAACTCGACGTGCCGTGCGTCCTCGCCGGGGCGGGGTCGACCGGTCCGGACAAGCCGGCGTCGGCCATCGGCCTCGGCTACGTCGACGTCGAGGACCTGCCCGCGCTGTATCGGACCGCCACCATCACCGCGTACGCCTCGCGCTACGAGGGCTTCGGACTGCCCCCGGTGGAGGCGATGGCCTGTGGCGCAGCCGTGGTCGCCAGCGCCGTGGGAGCGCTTCCCCAGGTGGTCGGCGACGGTGCGGTGCTGGTTCGGTCCGGCCGGGTGGACGACTGGGTGGCCGCCATGCGCCCGCTGCTCGCCGATCCGGCGGCGCGCGACGACCTGCGCGCCAACGCCCTGACGGCGTCGGCGGCGATGACGTGGGAGAACACCGTCGCCCGGTCGATCGACGCGTGCCGCGCCGCGGGGGTGACGACGTGA
- a CDS encoding flippase translates to MTDDFASDGAEPVTDYREVAADSRAAARATLAILASRVVVAALGWAGSVVIARSLSSEEWGQFSFVFALLGVMSIVTDLGVGRVVLADLIGADRDEIARTASSFLALRTVLGIVGYVCALGYVMLLRYPGEVVVATAVAGVVVILATPSHALTVLYQSRHRMLGVAVAESLGQVLQLALTVAAALFAPMLLLFILPVVANEAFKLIVKGLGITRPSVGIHPARQVGVHRWKPMLVEAIPLAIGFALTVATMKIDILMLSLLDTYDAVGLYSIGYKFSDIIDTFALAAAAPISTLLVAAWPAEPTVFRDRTRMAAVLFGLGGAVCVVAFWPSAEPLIRLLYGDRFAPSASAARLLVVGAALTALIILGIFLLTAAGKQRSYPWVAITGLAVNVGLNLVLIPRMSYDGAAISTVATWAVSVTLLWIVIARVMPIDGLLPLSRLAGLTVITVILCAAGSFTVDAVPGLWPVVSVAGVVLLVGAAYASRLLDGLPLPRGRRRTP, encoded by the coding sequence GTGACCGACGACTTCGCCTCCGACGGAGCCGAACCCGTCACCGACTACCGCGAGGTGGCCGCCGATTCCCGCGCCGCCGCACGAGCCACCCTCGCGATCCTCGCCAGCCGCGTCGTCGTCGCCGCGCTCGGGTGGGCGGGCAGCGTCGTCATCGCCCGCTCACTGTCGTCGGAGGAGTGGGGTCAATTCAGCTTCGTCTTCGCCCTGCTGGGCGTCATGTCGATCGTCACCGACCTGGGCGTGGGCCGGGTAGTGCTGGCGGACCTGATCGGCGCGGACCGCGACGAGATCGCGCGCACCGCATCGTCGTTCCTCGCGCTGCGGACGGTGCTCGGCATCGTCGGCTACGTCTGCGCGCTCGGGTACGTCATGCTGCTGCGCTACCCCGGCGAAGTGGTGGTCGCCACCGCCGTCGCCGGTGTGGTGGTCATCCTGGCCACCCCGAGCCACGCCCTGACGGTGCTGTACCAGAGCCGGCACCGCATGTTGGGCGTGGCGGTCGCCGAGAGTCTGGGCCAGGTCCTGCAACTCGCCCTCACCGTGGCGGCGGCCCTGTTCGCACCCATGCTGCTGCTCTTCATCCTCCCGGTGGTGGCCAACGAGGCGTTCAAGCTCATCGTCAAGGGGCTCGGAATCACGCGTCCGTCGGTCGGCATCCATCCGGCCCGCCAGGTCGGCGTCCACCGGTGGAAGCCGATGCTCGTGGAGGCGATTCCGCTGGCCATCGGCTTCGCCCTCACCGTCGCGACGATGAAGATCGACATCCTCATGCTGAGCCTGCTGGACACCTACGACGCGGTGGGCCTCTACTCGATCGGCTACAAGTTCTCCGACATCATCGACACGTTCGCGCTCGCGGCCGCCGCGCCCATCAGCACGCTGCTGGTAGCCGCCTGGCCGGCCGAACCGACCGTCTTCCGGGACCGCACCCGCATGGCGGCCGTGCTGTTCGGCCTCGGTGGGGCGGTGTGCGTCGTAGCGTTCTGGCCGTCGGCGGAACCGCTGATCCGGCTGCTCTACGGGGACCGGTTCGCGCCCTCGGCGTCGGCGGCACGCCTACTGGTGGTCGGGGCGGCGTTGACGGCGCTCATCATCCTCGGCATCTTCCTGCTGACCGCCGCGGGCAAGCAGCGCAGCTATCCGTGGGTGGCGATCACGGGCCTCGCGGTCAACGTCGGGCTCAACCTCGTCCTCATCCCCCGCATGTCCTATGACGGTGCGGCCATCTCGACGGTCGCCACGTGGGCGGTGTCGGTGACACTGCTGTGGATCGTCATCGCGCGCGTCATGCCGATCGACGGCCTCCTGCCGCTGTCCCGGCTGGCGGGATTGACCGTCATCACGGTGATCCTCTGCGCTGCAGGGTCGTTCACCGTCGACGCGGTTCCGGGCCTGTGGCCGGTGGTGTCGGTCGCCGGGGTCGTCCTGCTCGTCGGAGCGGCGTATGCGTCAAGGCTGCTGGACGGCCTGCCCCTGCCGCGGGGACGGAGGCGCACGCCATGA
- a CDS encoding glycosyltransferase family 4 protein yields MTAPVLFVAHTGNVSGAEKVLLDLVGQALAEGRTVGVACPVGPLRDALPAGVTHVTLPPLGLGGESGVARLLGAGRLAGRWLRAAAVLRRAMRRPGTVTVVNSLFALPAVRLGGGRGAASWLVHDTVTSGKQRAVASIGRAGVRRAVAVSEATAAPLRAMGFDVVVAHNGVRWPVARLGGALHDPPVVGMLALLTPWKGHGVLLDAIARLPGVRLELAGGSFPGDVAYVEELKARADRDDLAGRVRFLGYVDPAAAMAGWDVVVSASVLPEAGPLNVLEAMSHGLPVVGSDHGGTSEFLAGGAGLLYPPGDADALAAGIRRVLDDADLRRSLGDTAREYVATHHDISTTIPAMLRALAT; encoded by the coding sequence ATGACCGCACCGGTGTTGTTCGTCGCCCACACCGGCAACGTGTCCGGTGCGGAGAAGGTGCTGCTCGACCTCGTCGGCCAGGCGCTGGCGGAGGGACGGACGGTCGGTGTCGCCTGCCCCGTCGGTCCGCTGCGCGACGCCCTGCCCGCCGGCGTCACGCACGTCACGCTCCCCCCGCTCGGTCTCGGCGGCGAGTCCGGGGTCGCGCGCCTGCTCGGCGCCGGACGGCTTGCCGGCCGGTGGCTCCGGGCGGCCGCGGTGCTGCGCCGGGCGATGCGGCGGCCCGGCACGGTCACCGTGGTGAACTCGCTGTTCGCCCTGCCGGCCGTCCGGCTGGGCGGGGGCCGCGGGGCGGCCTCCTGGCTGGTGCACGACACCGTGACGAGCGGCAAGCAGCGCGCGGTCGCGAGCATCGGCAGAGCGGGGGTGCGCCGCGCGGTCGCGGTGTCGGAGGCGACGGCGGCGCCGTTGCGCGCCATGGGTTTCGACGTCGTCGTCGCCCACAACGGCGTCCGGTGGCCGGTGGCACGGCTGGGTGGTGCGCTGCACGACCCACCGGTGGTCGGCATGCTCGCGCTGCTCACCCCGTGGAAGGGCCACGGCGTGCTGCTCGACGCGATCGCCCGACTGCCCGGAGTACGGCTCGAGTTGGCCGGCGGCAGCTTCCCCGGCGACGTCGCGTACGTCGAGGAGCTGAAGGCCCGCGCCGACCGCGACGACCTGGCCGGCCGGGTGCGGTTCCTCGGCTACGTCGACCCGGCGGCGGCGATGGCGGGCTGGGACGTCGTCGTGTCGGCGAGCGTGCTGCCCGAGGCGGGCCCGCTCAACGTGCTGGAGGCCATGTCGCACGGGCTGCCGGTCGTCGGCAGCGACCACGGCGGCACCAGCGAGTTCCTGGCCGGCGGCGCCGGCCTGCTCTACCCGCCCGGCGACGCCGACGCGTTGGCCGCCGGCATCCGCCGCGTGCTCGACGACGCCGACCTCCGGCGCTCGCTCGGCGACACCGCACGCGAGTACGTCGCCACCCACCATGACATCTCCACGACGATCCCGGCGATGCTGCGTGCGCTGGCGACCTAG
- a CDS encoding glycoside hydrolase 5 family protein — MAALLAMAVLASASTAAPVGHAAPDADCDAANGKGRTGASQGADILTMSDGDLATLLDRMREAGMWSLRVDLDWTRIEPQRGQRDWSSVDRIVAAATARGLCPLGLVTYAPDWAADHPDATGGYFAPSDPALFADFAGAAAARYGSRIAVWEVWNEPNTVNYFKPRPDPARYGQLLAAASRAIKAADPDATVLSGGLAPAEDNGSDIAPLTFLRGMYANGANRSFDGFAIHPYTYPALPDDPTTSDWNTAQRMWLMRDVMVGGGDAGKKMWITECGAPTGTNRRAVSEGKQADTLRMMLATAENTPWLGPAFVYAMRDSGTDTADSEQNFGILRHDFTPKPAYEVVARFGEPG; from the coding sequence GTGGCAGCTCTGCTGGCCATGGCCGTGCTGGCGTCGGCGTCGACCGCCGCGCCGGTCGGTCACGCCGCGCCGGACGCCGACTGCGATGCCGCGAACGGCAAGGGGCGCACCGGCGCGTCGCAGGGCGCCGACATCCTCACCATGTCCGACGGCGACCTCGCGACGCTGCTGGACCGGATGCGCGAGGCGGGTATGTGGTCGCTGCGCGTCGACCTGGACTGGACGCGCATCGAACCGCAACGCGGACAACGCGACTGGTCGTCGGTGGACCGCATCGTCGCGGCCGCCACGGCACGCGGACTGTGCCCCCTCGGCCTGGTCACCTACGCCCCGGACTGGGCGGCCGATCACCCGGACGCCACCGGCGGGTACTTCGCGCCGAGCGATCCTGCGCTGTTCGCCGACTTCGCCGGCGCGGCGGCGGCGCGCTACGGCTCGCGCATCGCGGTGTGGGAGGTCTGGAACGAACCCAACACCGTCAACTACTTCAAGCCGCGGCCGGACCCGGCGCGCTACGGCCAGCTGCTGGCGGCCGCGTCGCGGGCGATCAAGGCGGCCGACCCCGATGCGACGGTGCTCTCCGGCGGACTGGCGCCAGCCGAGGACAACGGCAGCGACATCGCGCCCCTGACCTTCCTGCGCGGCATGTACGCCAACGGCGCCAACCGCTCCTTCGACGGCTTCGCCATCCACCCGTACACCTATCCCGCGCTGCCCGACGACCCGACGACGTCGGACTGGAACACCGCGCAACGCATGTGGCTGATGCGCGACGTCATGGTGGGCGGCGGCGACGCCGGCAAGAAGATGTGGATCACCGAGTGCGGCGCACCGACGGGGACCAACCGCCGCGCGGTCAGCGAGGGCAAGCAGGCGGACACGCTGCGGATGATGCTCGCGACCGCCGAGAACACGCCGTGGCTCGGCCCGGCGTTCGTCTACGCCATGCGCGACAGCGGAACCGACACCGCCGACAGCGAGCAGAATTTCGGGATCCTGCGGCACGACTTCACGCCCAAGCCGGCGTACGAGGTCGTCGCCCGGTTCGGGGAGCCCGGCTGA